A genomic window from Alkalihalobacillus sp. AL-G includes:
- the gltX gene encoding glutamate--tRNA ligase → MSKDIRVRYAPSPTGHLHIGNARTALFNYLFARSQNGKFIIRIEDTDQKRNVDGGEYSQLNYLKWLGIDWDESIDVGGDYGPYRQMERIELYREHYTDLLNKGLAYKCYCTEEELEQEREKMQASGQMPRYSGKCRHLTVEERQRLEAEGRKPSIRFAVPHDKEYTFNDIVKERVSFESDGIGDWVIVKKDGIPTYNFAVAVDDHHMKISHVLRGDDHISNTPKQLMIYEAFGWDAPVFGHMTLIVNENRKKLSKRDETIIQFIEQYEDLGYLPEALFNFIALLGWSPKGEEELFTKEQFIEIFDAERLSKAAAVFDAKKLEWMNNQYIKNSELAHVLELTVPHLEKAGRIPESRSELEEKWVRDLVALYQEQLSYGAEIVPLTELFFNKSVEYDDAAAETLKEEQVPEVLQGLIDQIRDMETFEPSEIKAAIKATQKATGHKGKKLFMPIRIASTGQMHGPELPNSISLLGKDVVIMRLQNAIEQFGN, encoded by the coding sequence ATGTCGAAGGATATCAGAGTTCGCTATGCACCAAGTCCGACTGGACATTTACATATCGGAAATGCACGAACAGCGTTGTTCAATTATTTATTTGCTAGAAGCCAAAACGGGAAATTCATCATCCGTATCGAAGACACTGACCAAAAGCGGAATGTTGATGGCGGCGAATACAGCCAGCTTAACTACTTGAAATGGCTTGGCATCGATTGGGATGAGAGCATCGATGTTGGCGGGGATTATGGTCCATACCGGCAAATGGAACGAATCGAACTTTACCGTGAACATTATACTGACCTTCTCAATAAAGGTCTTGCTTATAAATGCTATTGTACCGAAGAGGAGCTTGAGCAAGAACGTGAGAAAATGCAGGCCAGTGGGCAAATGCCGCGTTACTCAGGGAAATGCCGTCATCTTACAGTCGAAGAACGACAAAGGCTTGAAGCGGAAGGTCGAAAACCGAGCATTCGATTTGCAGTTCCACACGATAAAGAATATACGTTTAATGATATCGTTAAGGAGCGTGTGAGCTTTGAGTCGGATGGGATTGGCGATTGGGTCATCGTAAAGAAGGACGGGATTCCAACCTATAATTTTGCTGTTGCGGTCGATGATCATCATATGAAAATTTCCCATGTTTTACGCGGAGACGATCATATTTCCAATACTCCGAAACAGCTGATGATTTATGAGGCATTCGGGTGGGATGCGCCTGTGTTCGGCCATATGACATTGATTGTGAACGAAAATAGAAAGAAGCTTAGTAAACGTGATGAAACAATCATTCAGTTCATCGAACAATACGAAGATCTCGGATATTTACCGGAAGCATTGTTTAATTTCATTGCACTCTTAGGTTGGTCTCCTAAAGGAGAAGAAGAATTGTTCACGAAAGAGCAATTCATCGAAATCTTTGACGCAGAACGACTTTCAAAGGCAGCGGCTGTTTTTGACGCGAAAAAGCTAGAGTGGATGAACAATCAGTATATTAAGAACTCTGAATTAGCGCATGTCCTTGAATTGACGGTACCGCATCTTGAAAAAGCGGGACGTATCCCAGAATCTCGTTCAGAGCTGGAGGAAAAGTGGGTTCGAGACCTTGTGGCCCTCTATCAAGAGCAATTATCCTACGGGGCAGAAATTGTACCTTTAACTGAGCTGTTTTTCAATAAGTCAGTTGAATACGATGATGCAGCGGCAGAAACTTTGAAGGAAGAACAGGTTCCAGAAGTGTTACAAGGGTTAATTGATCAAATTCGCGATATGGAAACGTTCGAGCCTAGTGAAATTAAGGCTGCGATTAAAGCAACCCAGAAGGCGACAGGGCATAAAGGGAAGAAACTGTTCATGCCTATCCGTATCGCATCGACAGGGCAGATGCATGGCCCTGAACTTCCGAACTCGATATCTTTACTAGGTAAGGATGTTGTTATAATGCGTCTACAGAACGCCATTGAGCAGTTTGGAAACTAA
- the cysE gene encoding serine O-acetyltransferase, giving the protein MERSRVMFKTLKQDIDVVFDQDPAARSYLEVILTYSGLHAIWAHRFAHLFWRKKLFFLARCISQISRFFTGIEIHPGARIGRRCFIDHGMGVVIGETCEIGNNVTLFQGVTLGGTGKEKGKRHPTLEDNALVATGAKVLGSITIGKNSKVGAGSVVLQNVPSNSTVVGIPGRVVIQDGIRIHKDLDHRNLPDPVSDNFKVMENEIERLRKEIEQLKKGVKHDEHSNI; this is encoded by the coding sequence ATTGAAAGGAGTAGGGTTATGTTTAAGACATTAAAGCAAGATATAGATGTGGTATTCGATCAAGACCCAGCTGCACGCAGTTATTTGGAAGTCATCCTGACCTACTCAGGACTTCATGCGATCTGGGCACACCGATTTGCTCATCTGTTTTGGAGAAAGAAACTCTTTTTCCTCGCACGTTGTATTTCACAGATTAGCCGCTTCTTTACTGGAATCGAAATTCATCCGGGAGCGAGGATCGGCCGCCGTTGTTTTATTGATCACGGTATGGGAGTCGTGATCGGGGAGACATGTGAAATCGGTAATAATGTAACCTTATTCCAAGGTGTGACACTCGGGGGTACAGGTAAGGAAAAAGGAAAACGTCATCCTACTCTTGAAGATAATGCGCTTGTTGCAACCGGCGCTAAAGTTTTAGGATCAATTACAATCGGGAAAAATTCGAAGGTTGGAGCGGGTTCTGTAGTTCTACAGAATGTTCCCTCCAATTCGACTGTAGTCGGGATTCCAGGGCGTGTCGTCATTCAAGATGGCATTCGTATCCATAAAGATCTGGACCATCGCAACCTTCCTGACCCGGTTTCAGATAATTTCAAAGTAATGGAAAATGAGATTGAGCGGTTAAGAAAGGAAATCGAGCAACTGAAAAAAGGAGTGAAACACGATGAGCATTCAAATATATAA